The Pseudorhodobacter turbinis genome contains a region encoding:
- a CDS encoding Flp family type IVb pilin: MNIKTFIRKFFNDESGAVTVDWVVLTAAIVGLGMVVMTLVGGGIEDMGKNIATNLEGQAIGYESPTE; this comes from the coding sequence ATGAACATCAAAACATTCATCCGCAAGTTCTTCAACGACGAATCCGGTGCTGTGACTGTTGACTGGGTCGTCCTGACCGCAGCAATCGTCGGCCTCGGCATGGTTGTAATGACCCTCGTTGGCGGCGGCATCGAAGATATGGGCAAAAACATCGCAACCAACCTCGAAGGCCAAGCAATCGGTTACGAATCGCCCACCGAGTAA
- the cpaB gene encoding Flp pilus assembly protein CpaB, with product MRMIFGLVLLVGLALAGAAVWMVQGYVSQAQVEVAREKATRIKLGELIDVYVVTKTMPYGVPITKDDVKLATFPVKSLAKGAFLTEESLFPGDYKQPRYVLRQMEKLEPILAVKVTEPGADIGLTSRLSKGKRAFAIKVDVASGVSGFVQPSDNVDIYWTGSTQESRSNFTQLIETGVKVVAVDQAANSDRSAGTAMIARTVTVEATPQQVARLAQAQATGSLSLSLVGAGDETIVENVEVDSADLLGIQTTAPVKVERERECTIKTRRGADVVEMPIPCTN from the coding sequence ATGCGCATGATATTCGGACTTGTCCTGCTTGTTGGACTGGCTCTTGCCGGTGCCGCGGTATGGATGGTGCAAGGCTATGTCAGCCAGGCACAGGTCGAGGTTGCGCGCGAGAAAGCCACCCGTATCAAGCTGGGGGAGCTGATCGATGTTTACGTCGTCACCAAAACCATGCCTTACGGTGTCCCCATCACCAAAGATGATGTGAAGCTAGCAACATTTCCGGTCAAATCCTTGGCGAAAGGTGCTTTCCTGACAGAAGAAAGCCTGTTTCCGGGCGATTACAAGCAACCACGATATGTCTTGCGTCAGATGGAAAAACTGGAACCGATCCTGGCTGTGAAGGTCACCGAACCGGGGGCGGATATCGGCCTGACGTCGCGACTGTCTAAAGGCAAGCGTGCCTTTGCCATCAAGGTAGATGTCGCCTCTGGCGTGTCGGGCTTTGTCCAGCCAAGCGACAATGTTGATATCTATTGGACCGGTTCCACGCAAGAAAGCCGGAGCAACTTCACGCAATTGATTGAAACGGGCGTCAAAGTGGTTGCCGTCGACCAAGCCGCCAACAGCGACCGCAGTGCCGGGACAGCCATGATTGCCCGCACAGTCACGGTTGAAGCCACACCACAACAGGTTGCGCGCCTTGCCCAAGCTCAGGCAACAGGCAGCCTTTCGCTGTCTCTGGTGGGTGCGGGCGATGAAACCATTGTCGAAAACGTCGAGGTCGACAGCGCCGACCTTTTGGGCATCCAAACCACGGCCCCCGTTAAAGTAGAGCGTGAGCGGGAATGCACGATCAAAACCCGTCGCGGCGCTGATGTGGTCGAAATGCCAATCCCCTGCACCAATTGA
- a CDS encoding lytic transglycosylase domain-containing protein, with translation MSKRAFALLIVLSAIGSLAAGDPVLAQTTPYQDDFSARRVKVDTAKTGPRITVQIDPDAQAKRLAVAPQVVPAAPAPVTEGGVLTPGATYGWYWDAVPADQGAKDGRYTLAMASLSKGPAGASVRAPRLQHMQEVAGKYGTEILKATIGTNVSPALVLAVIGIESAGRADAVSVAGAQGLMQLIPATAERFGVTDATDPVQNIKGGVAYLDWLMAEFDRDPLMVLAAYNAGEGAVRANSGVPPYAETRDYVPKVLAAWQVAQGLCLTPPELVSDPCVFKVIAAGG, from the coding sequence ATGTCAAAGCGGGCTTTCGCTCTTTTGATTGTCTTGTCGGCAATCGGCAGCTTGGCGGCTGGTGACCCGGTGCTGGCACAAACCACGCCTTATCAAGATGATTTTTCCGCCCGCCGCGTGAAGGTGGATACCGCGAAGACAGGTCCCCGTATTACGGTGCAAATCGATCCGGACGCGCAGGCCAAACGACTGGCCGTGGCCCCGCAGGTCGTGCCCGCTGCGCCTGCGCCGGTCACCGAGGGGGGCGTCCTTACGCCGGGCGCCACCTATGGCTGGTACTGGGATGCGGTGCCCGCTGACCAAGGTGCCAAGGACGGACGCTATACGCTGGCGATGGCCAGCCTGTCGAAAGGTCCGGCGGGGGCATCGGTGCGCGCCCCGCGTTTGCAGCATATGCAAGAGGTAGCGGGAAAATACGGCACCGAAATTTTGAAAGCGACGATCGGGACCAATGTCTCTCCCGCTTTGGTTTTGGCGGTGATCGGGATTGAGAGCGCGGGGCGGGCAGATGCAGTTAGCGTGGCCGGAGCGCAGGGCTTGATGCAGTTGATCCCGGCCACGGCAGAACGGTTTGGCGTAACCGATGCGACGGACCCGGTGCAAAACATCAAAGGCGGCGTGGCCTATCTTGATTGGTTGATGGCAGAGTTTGACCGTGACCCTTTGATGGTGCTTGCGGCCTATAATGCGGGGGAGGGGGCGGTGCGGGCCAATAGTGGCGTGCCACCCTATGCCGAGACCCGCGATTATGTGCCAAAGGTGCTAGCGGCGTGGCAGGTGGCGCAGGGGTTGTGCCTGACCCCGCCCGAGCTTGTGAGTGATCCTTGTGTGTTCAAGGTGATCGCTGCGGGGGGATGA